GGTTCCAACTCCTGTTTGTTCCCGTATTGGATACGTCCTCGAATACTTCCAAACGAGATCACGAGAGAGAAACGAACGAGAGAACGgccaggagaaggagaaggagaaggagaaggagagggaaacGGACGGATTCCGTACCAAACCCCTCCTTCTCCCACCCTTCGCGACGAAGATAGATAGATTCTGTCTTCGAGGGGGGAGAAGGGGTACCGTACGAGTCTCCAGATGCCTGGCTCCTTCCATGTACGCTTCGCgttatctctttcttttccatttAGAGCTCCGTTGTCTTTTCGGATTTTTTGAAGCCTAGGatcaggttttttttttttttccgtgaTTGGATGCCGGAAAAAAAGTGTCTTCTTTTTTGAAATCTTTGACGTTTCTTTAAATTTTTCGAGAAAAGAAGGATTTGATGTGATTTCTTCGTCACTAGGGGTAATAATGGTGGTGAGTTTGCATGTTTGCGTCCAATGGGACTCTTGGTGTCGCCTTTTCTAATAAATTTTGCTTCTTGGGTGGTTTTTCCAcccctttttatataattattataggATTCGTGAAAGGGCTATCAGAGGTGgggatttcttcttcctctgcgAGTGGGgctctattttttttgttttttttttttgtttgattatGGATTCATCTGGTGGAGGCCATTGTAGGGAGGAGTTCTCTTTTTTGAGGGGTTTGATTGGATTGGGCGCCTTGGATTGGCTCCTGAAGGGGTTGACGTGGACGGAACTGGGTTCCAAAGCCCTTCTTGACGTGGGATCTGGGTTCTTCTCTCCTCAGCTTCTTTGAATGAGGGCTTCTTGCGTTCGAGGCTCTGCGGAGGGAATTTAATTGGTTTTGGCTCGGATTTCGGGGGTATAATGGAGGAGGAGAGCTCCTCTTGGGTGAGGAGGGCGAAGTTCTCCCACACCGTCTGCTACCGGATGGATTCTTCTCGTTTGCCGGCGATTCCGCTCTCCAGCCGGGCTGATCGGGATTTGGAATTGAAGATAAAGAGCTTAGATATTTCTTCAACGGCAAATCGAGACATGGGGCTGAATCAGAAGGGCTCGATCCGGTTTTCTTCTAGCATGCCATCATTTCCTTTGTCGTTGCAACCTGAGGGCAATAGCGGTGTGAGGTCGCAGAGGTCTAGTTTAAAAGATTCTAGCTTTTCTTTTCACCCTGATATAGATTCTAAATCAAAACAGAAGAGTTTGAGTTCACCGTCTTCTAGTTCCTCTAATCAAGATCCTAAACTGAAGACAAAAAGTTCGAATTCTCCGGCGAGGTTTCCCTTCGATTCTGTTTCTCATAAATCAGGCCCATTATCAAATCAAAAGGAACAGGAATTCAGACCTAAGCGGAGATCTTTGTCTCCACTTCCAGCTACCATCCTTTCTGACGCCTTTAAAGCAGGTAGGGCTAGCAGGGAGAGGTTCTCAACGCCACCACCTAGCAGGAGGGGATCAGACAATAGTGTCTTGGGCAAATTGTTCTCTAGGGAAGCCCGTGATCATAATGCGCTCAAATCCAAATCACCTCCCTTGAGTCCGCTCGAACACTTGTCTTCTATGAAAGCCTTGGAAAAGCGCAAGAATAAGAAGGAGACTCCATGGGCAAGATATTTTGACCATGGTGGAGGGAGGGTTAATGCTGTGGAGACCACGGATCAGTGGACGGTTGATCTTTCCCAGTTGTACGTTGGGCTTAGATTTGCTTCGGGAGCTCATAGTCGGTTATATCATGGCATTTACAAGGATCAACCTGTTGCTGTGAAAATTATTAGGCAACCTGTTGAAGATGAAAATGGAGTGATGGCTACCCGACTGGAGAAGCAGTTCACTAGAGAAGTCACCTTTCTGTCTCATCTCCATCACCGAAACGTAATTCAGGTAGTTGCCAGATATCTGTCTTTTGTGTATTGGTCATGACTCTGCTCTTTGTTTccattatatatattttgtcaGCATGATCTAATATGCTTTCGGTGCTTTCCTCTTCTGATGACAATTGATGAATACATAACTAGTTAGTTTGCCTGTATGTAGCTGTATATGTTTGCAGAAGTATAATGATCTCCAAACTTATATACGTGAAAGGGAGAAAAATATACATCTTGCTGAGGTGGCCTTATATAGTCGACATAATCAACTAATGAGCTCCCAATGAGTGCTATGTTTGTGCTCTAATGATTTTTGGTCAAAATACTAGCAATACTCTATGCTCTTGATAATTTGCAAATTATGTGTGGAGTGTTATTTGCTATTTCTATCTCAGTTGGACTTCATCGGTGGTTTTATGCATGCTGTTTCGAGCTTGTCAGAAGTTCCTAATGGACTAACATAAAAAAGTGAGGTTGGGAAATTTTTATATGTTCTTTAAAATCTAAATCCTGAATTTTAAAATGAAATTAGTATATATGCCATTTCCTTGGCAAGATGGGTGTCTGTGGATATACTATTTACTTGAAAATTCTTCtgataaaaatatgaatataactcTGGATTTAGCGGAGTTGTAAAAAAGGGGGTGGTTTGTCTCGGTCTTTTGGTGAAACAGTGGCGCAGTCATAAAATGGATAACAAAAGCCATTTTATACAAAGTTTTGTGGAACAGCTTCGCAAACTTTTAATGCTCAAGGCATCCGCCATAATGTGGCAAACTAGGGGAAAAGGAAGGTGGGACCATGGGTGGTTGCATATGGAAACATTTCATATAGTATTTATAATGTGCATGTTAGGTAGGGCCACCACCTTCATAAACTACTATAGCTAAGTTTGGGATGACTACGGGTCTTCTCTCTATTGATTTGTTATATCAACGCTTATGCGGTACTTCACAATCTTGTCTGACTCTATGTATTACTTGAATTTCTACTGTCTCGTGCAATCTTGTATGGTGATGCTCCTTTCTGCCACCCTCATGATTATCTCTGGTCTGGTGCAGCTGGCAGCAGCATGTAAGAAACCACCAGTCTTTTGTGTAATTACTGAATATCTTTCTGGAGGATCCCTCAGGGCATTTTTACACAAGCTCGAACACAAATCCCTTCCTCTGCAGAAACTTATTGCAATTGCCCTTGATATTGCTCGAGGAATGGAATACATTCACTCACAGGGAGTTATTCACCGAGACTTGAAACCTGAGaacattctttttgatgaagATATGTGTGTAAAAATTGCTGATTTTGGAATAGCCTGTGAGGAAGCATATTGTGATATGTTAGCTGAGGACCCTGGAACATTTCGTTGGATGGCACCTGAGATGATCAAACACAAGCATTATGGACCGAAGGTAGATGTTTACAGCTTTGGACTAGTATTATGGGAGATGTTAACAGGAAGAATCCCATATGAGGATATGACACCCATCCAGGCTGCTTTTGCCGTGGTCGATAAGGTATGCTCTTCAGTTATGGTGGATGCTCCTTGTCTCTTTATATCTTTCAGTTCTTTAACCTTTTtcttatacatacatacatagcaTTTTGCATATATTGCCTTCAAGCATCTTTATTGATTACTGTAATTTATTGATGCATCAATATTTGACATGAATCTTTCACGTGTTTCAAAGGCCTGCTGTCATCTACTGAGCGTGTTGCGGAGAAAgaatcacacacacacacacatatatatgctGCATGGTATAATGTTTTAATAGATCTTTTGAATACATTTTGTGACACTTTTCATGTGAGCACCAAGATTTTTAGTTACTCATATCAAGATTTGTACATAGGAAGCTTTGAGCAGTCTAAAAGTAGCGTAGCGGTGATCATAACATGAAACAACTACAACTGCGAAGTCTCCTATCAGATTATTATTAACTGGAACTAGTATTTTTTGGCTGTTTCTCGTTAGTAAGTTCAGTGTGCTACACAGTGAAGTGGAACTTGTATTAGATGTTTATGTTGATGTTCTGCTATGTTTATTTAGTTTCTTGCGACTCTGTTTACCTTCCTTTTGGTTTTTCTAATGCCAGAAGTATGGATTTTTTCAGAACTTGAGACCTATCATTCCTCCTGACTGCCCGGCGGCCTTGCGAGCCGTGATCGAGCAATGCTGGGCATTGCATCCAGGCAAGAGACCTGAGTTTTGGCAGATTGTGAAGGTGTTGGAAGAGTTTGAATCTGCTCTCGCTCGAGATGGCATGCTGGGCCTGGTTCCGAACCTGACCTGCCAGGATCACAAGAAGAGGCTTCTTCATTGGATTCAGAAGTTAAAACCTTCGGATGCTGATGGCTCAGGGCAACTGGCTCCCAAATTATTGTAACAAGTACTTTCCCTCCTAATTTTTGTTAGCTCCCTTTGTAATTATGTTCATTTCTAGAGCCTCATCTGGGAAATAAGGACCATGGATTgattcccccctccccccccccccccccttctttgTGGCTACTAGCAATCTGGTGCATGCAGCGCTCATttaagagaaataatagcagtcaAAATAAGATGTTATTAGATATATATTGTATTTTATTATTTGGCCTTGGtaatcaaaaataaattaaaatataaatcaaatatagAAACGGATTAAAGAACATAAATTAGTCAACATGAAACTAAAAATCTATGAcatagaataaaaaataaaatgaaataagaagacatataaaagaatgaaaaaatGGATCACTTgaagaaataaatatttaaagtatagtaaaataaatagaataataaaataaacattcaaatagaaataaaatttaaaaaattatagaaaagtATAAATTGGTACAAATGTATCTAAACCAAAGAATAACAAAAATCAACAATATGAAGAATTCAAAATAGGAAAGCgagttaaataaataaaaaatattaagtaATTAATATGATAGTCAAAATAAATCAAAAGGTTATATGTATTAGCAAAAAGAATGGATCAATTAGCAAATAATATAACAAGAtattaataaattaaaataatataaagtaAAAGTtagacttaaaaataaaatcataaaagtacaaattttgttaataaaaataaaaataaaaatgtctctaaatatgaaaaataatgaatataaaaGGGACAAATGAACTACAATAATTGAGTATATATAAGAATAAACTGAAAACAgtgaataaaagcataaagtaaTGTTGATGAAGTTTACTACAGAATATGTATCTAAATAAATAGAGTTGTAGCATTTAAGAGGAGATGGGGGagtggggaagagagagagagagagagagagagggagagagaggatgtGGAGGGGAGGCTGGAGAGGGGAAGGAAATGTGAGGAAGAGGGaggtggggagagagagaaaagagagagaggggagggtggagaGGAGGGCTCACCCTTTAGCAAAAAGGAGGGCTCACCTGACACTGAGAGCGCAGAGAGCAGAAAGTAGTTATTAATAAGGTAAACTTAATGATAGTAGTagcagtaataataataataataattagtaGTAGTAGTAACAACAAGCAACAATaacgataataataataataataatattgtatATATGGGTAGATATGGTATTTGATGCTTTAtacttggaccaatattagGCTGCTTCTGATTTGAGTCCGCTGCATTCTCCCTCCTCCCTAATGGAACAGGCCACTTGAAAGGTTCTTGATCCTCACAATTCTTGGTTGCTCTTCTTGGAGTTCGTCCATTTGGCAGCAAGGTTTTAAATAATACCTTATCCTTTTATAGCAGATTTCTATTAAAACAATCATTTGTCATTATaactgtgaggatccgtgcgaacgtgtgtttagtcctacatcggttattcgctgggtaaatcttgagtacttatacaggattaagaaacccaaataataatttctagctaactattttggatgaggtactgaattgttacaaatggtattagagcggatccggcccacggatccattagggctgaccacgggtcaatcgtggtgtttgtgattagattaaaTAGATTTGAATCTTTAGCCTGACAAGAACATCAGGGCTTAaacgggaggagtatgtgaggatttgtgcgagcgtgtgtttagtcccacatcggttatttgctggatagatcttgaatatttatacaggattaaggaacccaaataataccctccgactagccattttggttgaggtcctgggttgttacaataaCAGTCAAAATAGTCATTATTTATCTCCAACAATTTAGATAtgtaatattaaaataacaaacattataacaaaaatattggacaataatgaaaaaaattatgGTATCATTTTTTCTcactttaaaataataatatttttttaaaccgTACTAGAATCATAATTTGCAGTTAAGATtgaatttggaaaaaaatattttttatttaagagAGAGTACAAGTAAAAACAAGGCCTGGTATTTAAATTATTACGGTctgttataataataataaaaaaatgactgctatattttttatattactaAATTTAGTAATATAATAGGAGGTGTCTGAAACTATTATAATAGCGCTATAACAGTTAGTTACAGCACCATTATTTAAAACTATGCACAGCAGCATTCATAGAAATGGAATGTAGTGGAAGCAAAGGAGCGAATCATGCGGCGAAAGAAATCGGAGAGAATTTTATGCCATAGTAGGTCAAGTTTGTTGCATGAGATGATCTTTCAGatggtctctctctctttctttttcttttttttttggttcttttgTCAGTGGAACATATATGGAATCTATGAAGAGCTTTTACCAGACATTGTTTCAATTCAGACCCTTGTTTAAGAGGGGTCTGAAAGCTCGGATGGTGACTAGGAGAGGTAATAAGGCTAGATGCTTCTTACTTTATGGATCCAGCGAAAACGTGCCAAGGTTGATGGTGGCTAGCCATTTGTGATTAGGGACCACTTTGGTAGGTTGATTGCGGCAGGAGGGCGGCGCACGCTAGGACTCACAGTGGTCGGGGCAGAGTTGCAGGCTGCTTGGGAGGATATATCCTATGCGTGGCAAGTACTTAGTGTGGAGCGGGTTTGCCTTGAGGGAGACTCATCTATGGTTATCAATTGGCTCCGAGGGGCGGATCGATTTGGAGATGGTCATCCCTTCATTCGGGAGACTCGTAGGGTGGCGCGGGTGATGGGCGATGTTCAGATAGGACGTGTTCAGGGAGGCGAACAgagctgcagactgggtcgcctcttttgtTGCTCGGCATTCTAGAGATTTTCTTTGGACGTCTGTAGAAGACGTTCATCTTTATTTACAACTTTTACTTTCCCGCGATTTAGCAGATTG
This is a stretch of genomic DNA from Phoenix dactylifera cultivar Barhee BC4 chromosome 9, palm_55x_up_171113_PBpolish2nd_filt_p, whole genome shotgun sequence. It encodes these proteins:
- the LOC103710248 gene encoding serine/threonine/tyrosine-protein kinase HT1-like; the encoded protein is MEEESSSWVRRAKFSHTVCYRMDSSRLPAIPLSSRADRDLELKIKSLDISSTANRDMGLNQKGSIRFSSSMPSFPLSLQPEGNSGVRSQRSSLKDSSFSFHPDIDSKSKQKSLSSPSSSSSNQDPKLKTKSSNSPARFPFDSVSHKSGPLSNQKEQEFRPKRRSLSPLPATILSDAFKAGRASRERFSTPPPSRRGSDNSVLGKLFSREARDHNALKSKSPPLSPLEHLSSMKALEKRKNKKETPWARYFDHGGGRVNAVETTDQWTVDLSQLYVGLRFASGAHSRLYHGIYKDQPVAVKIIRQPVEDENGVMATRLEKQFTREVTFLSHLHHRNVIQLAAACKKPPVFCVITEYLSGGSLRAFLHKLEHKSLPLQKLIAIALDIARGMEYIHSQGVIHRDLKPENILFDEDMCVKIADFGIACEEAYCDMLAEDPGTFRWMAPEMIKHKHYGPKVDVYSFGLVLWEMLTGRIPYEDMTPIQAAFAVVDKNLRPIIPPDCPAALRAVIEQCWALHPGKRPEFWQIVKVLEEFESALARDGMLGLVPNLTCQDHKKRLLHWIQKLKPSDADGSGQLAPKLL